A single window of Aquabacterium sp. OR-4 DNA harbors:
- a CDS encoding L-rhamnose mutarotase: protein MSTPSIPDTNAQGVQTLAFKMQLKPGVVAEYKQRHDEIWPELSTALKEAGIADYWIFLDEATLSLFAVLKRQPGAAQAQAFAALDTLPVMRRWWDHMAPLMAVEPGNKPLQWPLPPLFHLP from the coding sequence ATGAGCACCCCCAGCATCCCCGACACCAACGCCCAGGGCGTGCAGACCCTGGCCTTCAAGATGCAGTTGAAGCCCGGCGTGGTGGCCGAATACAAGCAGCGCCACGACGAGATCTGGCCCGAGCTGTCCACGGCCTTGAAGGAGGCCGGCATTGCCGACTACTGGATCTTTCTGGACGAAGCCACGCTGTCGCTGTTTGCGGTGCTCAAGCGCCAGCCGGGCGCGGCCCAGGCCCAGGCCTTTGCCGCGCTGGACACGCTGCCGGTGATGCGCCGATGGTGGGATCACATGGCCCCGCTGATGGCCGTGGAGCCCGGCAACAAGCCGCTGCAATGGCCGCTGCCGCCGCTGTTTCACCTGCCGTGA
- a CDS encoding family 43 glycosylhydrolase, producing MPGPLLLARERADPQLLHDPAVPQSTDLYLAPMAGPLAISGQPLRLSRPEHDWERVRHAVNEAPAVLVHGGRVCVAYSAAGTGPEYCLGLLWADAGADLMDARAWTKLPQPVLRSDAERGLWGPGHNSFVTLPDGTVWHAFHARGYRDIAGDPLKDRGRASYLQALRFHPDGLPDFSLPHTPRAKAT from the coding sequence ATGCCCGGCCCGCTGCTGCTGGCGCGCGAGCGCGCCGATCCGCAGCTGCTGCACGACCCCGCCGTGCCGCAGAGCACCGACCTGTACCTGGCACCGATGGCCGGCCCGCTGGCCATCAGCGGCCAGCCGCTGCGCCTGAGCCGCCCCGAGCACGACTGGGAGCGCGTGCGCCACGCCGTCAACGAGGCGCCGGCCGTGCTGGTGCACGGCGGTCGGGTGTGCGTGGCCTATTCGGCGGCCGGCACCGGCCCCGAGTACTGCCTGGGCCTGCTGTGGGCCGATGCCGGTGCCGACCTGATGGATGCGCGTGCCTGGACCAAGCTGCCGCAGCCGGTGCTGCGCAGCGACGCCGAACGCGGCCTGTGGGGCCCCGGTCACAACAGCTTCGTCACCCTGCCCGACGGCACGGTGTGGCATGCCTTCCACGCCCGCGGCTACCGCGACATCGCCGGCGATCCGCTGAAGGATCGAGGCCGTGCCAGCTACCTGCAGGCCCTGCGCTTCCACCCCGACGGGCTGCCCGACTTCAGCCTGCCACACACGCCCCGCGCCAAGGCCACCTGA
- a CDS encoding alpha-N-arabinofuranosidase, whose product MSLLRLPLVLAFLVFSGPLLAATPPVQLNIQPDPPGPTIARQIYGQFAEHLGSGVYGGLWVGPDSPIANTRGWRNDVLAALKDLKVPVLRWPGGCFADEYHWRDGIGPRDKRPVRINTSWGGVPEPNAVGTHEFFDLAEMLGAETYVNANLGTGTPQEMAEWLEYLTSDGPGSLAQARRANGRDKPWRVHHWGIGNEAWGCGGHMRPEYYADLYRHWSTFAKAPRGNRPKLVASGGQNDELNWTEVLSRDVKQRIDAISHHRYSLPTGDWKIKGSAIGFAEREWLSTLAVVPRIDANLAQQRALLDRHDPARKIALYFDEWGSWYDPEPGTDPGFLVQRNTLRDAVLAALHFHVFHAHAERVKMANVAQMVNVLQAMVITSGPRMVLTPTYHAFRMHLPFQDATALTLQLQAVPRYALGDLAMPQLSASAARGADGKLYLSLVNVHPREPLALALSLGGVVPTAVRGQLLTAAAMDAENTLDAPERLRPQAFEARARNGRLPLELPAKSVLVLEVLP is encoded by the coding sequence ATGAGCCTTCTGCGCCTGCCTCTTGTGCTTGCCTTTCTGGTGTTCAGCGGGCCGCTGCTGGCCGCCACGCCGCCGGTGCAGCTGAACATCCAGCCCGACCCGCCCGGCCCCACCATCGCGCGCCAGATCTACGGCCAGTTTGCCGAGCACCTGGGCAGCGGCGTCTATGGTGGCCTGTGGGTGGGGCCCGACAGCCCCATTGCCAACACCCGCGGCTGGCGCAACGACGTGCTGGCCGCATTGAAGGACCTGAAGGTGCCGGTGCTGCGCTGGCCCGGCGGCTGCTTTGCCGACGAGTACCACTGGCGTGACGGCATCGGCCCGCGCGACAAGCGCCCGGTGCGCATCAACACCAGCTGGGGCGGCGTGCCCGAGCCCAATGCGGTGGGCACGCACGAGTTTTTTGACCTGGCCGAGATGCTGGGCGCCGAGACCTATGTCAATGCCAACCTGGGCACCGGCACGCCGCAGGAGATGGCCGAGTGGCTGGAGTACCTCACCAGCGACGGCCCGGGCAGCCTGGCCCAGGCGCGCCGCGCCAATGGCCGCGACAAGCCCTGGCGCGTGCACCACTGGGGCATTGGCAACGAGGCCTGGGGCTGCGGCGGCCACATGCGGCCCGAGTACTACGCCGATCTCTACCGCCACTGGAGCACTTTTGCCAAGGCACCGCGCGGCAACCGGCCAAAGCTGGTGGCCAGCGGCGGCCAGAACGACGAGCTGAACTGGACCGAGGTGCTCAGCCGCGATGTCAAGCAGCGCATCGACGCCATCAGCCATCACCGCTACAGCCTGCCCACCGGCGACTGGAAGATCAAGGGCAGCGCCATCGGCTTTGCCGAACGCGAATGGCTCAGCACCCTGGCCGTGGTGCCCAGGATCGATGCCAACCTGGCGCAGCAGCGCGCCCTGCTCGACCGCCATGATCCGGCGCGCAAGATTGCGCTGTACTTCGACGAATGGGGCAGCTGGTACGACCCCGAGCCCGGCACCGACCCCGGCTTTCTGGTGCAGCGCAACACCCTGCGCGATGCGGTGCTGGCGGCGCTGCACTTCCATGTCTTTCACGCCCATGCCGAGCGGGTGAAGATGGCCAATGTGGCGCAGATGGTGAACGTGCTGCAGGCCATGGTCATCACCAGCGGGCCGCGCATGGTGCTCACGCCCACGTACCACGCCTTTCGCATGCACCTGCCCTTTCAAGATGCCACGGCGCTGACGCTGCAGCTGCAGGCCGTGCCGCGCTATGCGCTGGGTGATCTGGCCATGCCGCAGCTCAGCGCCAGCGCCGCGCGCGGCGCCGACGGCAAGCTCTACCTGAGCCTGGTCAACGTGCACCCGCGCGAGCCGCTGGCGCTGGCGCTCAGCCTGGGCGGCGTGGTGCCCACGGCGGTGCGCGGCCAGCTGCTCACCGCTGCCGCGATGGACGCCGAAAACACCCTCGATGCCCCCGAGCGCCTGCGCCCGCAGGCCTTCGAGGCCCGCGCGCGCAACGGCCGCCTGCCGCTCGAGCTGCCGGCCAAGTCGGTGCTGGTGCTGGAGGTGCTGCCATGA
- a CDS encoding serine hydrolase domain-containing protein, translating to MSSPGSPAGGSHKSPPEATPADAACPHTGPASLARRRGLAVGVAAGLAGAGLRPAGVQAQATTPGAASAAASATVPVTASLSTDERLALTVAQRARPEGVALIAARIDATGVRFLPAVARSGPGQAIGPDSLLAYGSITKTFTALLLADAVVSGALALDAPVEAALPDGLRLRDRDGAPIRWIDLATHRSGLPRLPANLDAQAADPYAAYDEAALKAALRDWQPTLARDQAWAYSNLGAGLLGQALAWRSGHTYAALLRQRVLQPLGLDDVQLASAPVPGLLPGHDAQGRVVPSWTFGVLAPAGGLVGSARALARYAQAALGLVPHPLGAAFALALRLHADGPQPVNRMGLGWVGARLGTRASCACTMAAPPAMPRPWCWSPGRRAPRWCWPAAPRR from the coding sequence ATGAGCTCGCCGGGTAGCCCCGCAGGCGGCAGCCACAAGTCGCCGCCTGAAGCGACCCCGGCTGATGCCGCCTGCCCTCACACCGGGCCGGCCAGCCTTGCGCGCCGCCGCGGCCTGGCCGTGGGTGTGGCCGCCGGCCTGGCTGGCGCCGGGCTGCGTCCTGCGGGCGTGCAGGCCCAGGCCACGACCCCGGGGGCCGCATCGGCCGCGGCATCGGCCACCGTGCCGGTCACCGCCAGCCTGTCGACCGACGAGCGCCTGGCCCTCACCGTGGCGCAGCGCGCGCGGCCCGAGGGCGTGGCGTTGATCGCTGCGCGCATCGATGCCACGGGCGTGCGCTTCCTGCCCGCGGTGGCGCGCAGCGGGCCCGGCCAGGCCATCGGCCCCGACAGCCTGCTGGCCTATGGCTCGATCACCAAGACCTTCACCGCGCTGCTGCTGGCCGATGCCGTGGTGAGCGGCGCGCTGGCGCTGGACGCCCCAGTGGAGGCCGCCCTGCCCGACGGCCTGCGCCTGCGCGACCGCGACGGCGCGCCGATCCGCTGGATCGACCTGGCCACGCACCGCAGCGGCCTGCCGCGCCTGCCTGCCAACCTCGACGCGCAGGCCGCCGATCCCTACGCCGCCTATGACGAGGCGGCGCTGAAGGCCGCGCTGCGTGACTGGCAGCCCACGCTGGCGCGTGACCAGGCCTGGGCCTACAGCAACCTGGGCGCCGGCCTGCTGGGCCAGGCCCTGGCCTGGCGCAGCGGCCACACCTACGCCGCCTTGCTGCGCCAGCGCGTGCTGCAGCCGCTGGGCCTGGACGATGTGCAGCTGGCCAGCGCCCCGGTGCCGGGCCTGCTGCCCGGCCACGACGCCCAGGGCCGTGTCGTGCCGTCGTGGACCTTCGGCGTGCTGGCCCCGGCCGGCGGCCTGGTGGGCAGCGCGCGGGCCCTGGCGCGTTATGCCCAGGCCGCGCTGGGCCTGGTGCCGCACCCACTGGGCGCGGCCTTCGCGCTGGCGCTGCGGCTGCATGCCGACGGGCCGCAGCCGGTCAACCGCATGGGCCTGGGCTGGGTGGGCGCCCGCCTGGGCACGCGCGCGAGCTGCGCCTGCACGATGGCGGCACCGCCGGCCATGCCGCGGCCCTGGTGCTGGAGCCCGGGGCGCCGCGCGCCGCGCTGGTGCTGGCCAGCGGCGCCGCGCCGGTGA
- a CDS encoding DUF6250 domain-containing protein, with translation MAAAAAVSPAVIARRPEGLAVLLAALVALVALGATAAPAATAATAAAADSAGHAAADPAAEGSDWCSAPRVLRETARDDFGPGFVHDSAQHRTPGGEPGAAHNGRRWRLEAEQAGTQVLPGEAGGLDIRTPAGLSLWWHAELQGDYELRFEARALPAPDNAGALAGRVSDLNLFWNATEADGRQPQPRDGAFASYHGLRAYYVGYGANGNRTTRLRAYGGQGQRQVLDGWADAPEAGPDDRRGAMSAATRLQAGRWLGLRVISHAPRAGSAEHGQLRVDDRRLFTLAQPQPLLRGWFALRTTASRLQLRGFRIFHCTLP, from the coding sequence ATGGCCGCTGCCGCCGCTGTTTCACCTGCCGTGATCGCACGCCGGCCCGAGGGCCTGGCCGTGCTGCTGGCGGCGCTGGTGGCGTTGGTGGCGCTGGGGGCCACTGCGGCGCCCGCGGCCACAGCAGCCACCGCAGCCGCAGCGGATTCGGCTGGCCATGCCGCGGCCGACCCGGCGGCCGAGGGCAGCGACTGGTGCAGCGCGCCGCGCGTGCTGCGCGAAACCGCGCGCGACGACTTCGGGCCCGGCTTCGTGCACGACAGCGCGCAACACCGCACACCAGGCGGCGAGCCGGGCGCTGCGCACAACGGCCGGCGCTGGCGCCTGGAGGCCGAGCAGGCCGGCACCCAGGTGCTGCCGGGCGAGGCCGGCGGGCTCGACATCCGCACCCCCGCCGGGCTGAGCCTGTGGTGGCACGCCGAGCTGCAGGGCGACTACGAACTGCGCTTCGAGGCCCGCGCGCTGCCGGCGCCCGACAACGCCGGCGCACTGGCCGGGCGGGTGTCCGACCTGAACCTGTTCTGGAACGCCACCGAGGCCGATGGCCGCCAGCCGCAGCCGCGCGACGGCGCCTTTGCCAGCTACCACGGCCTGCGCGCTTACTACGTGGGTTATGGCGCCAACGGCAACCGCACGACGCGGCTGCGCGCCTATGGCGGCCAGGGCCAGCGCCAGGTGCTCGATGGCTGGGCCGACGCGCCCGAGGCCGGCCCCGACGACCGCCGCGGCGCCATGAGCGCCGCCACGCGCCTGCAGGCCGGGCGCTGGCTGGGCCTGCGGGTGATCTCGCATGCGCCGCGGGCCGGATCGGCCGAGCATGGTCAGCTGCGGGTCGACGACCGGCGCCTGTTCACCCTGGCCCAGCCGCAGCCCCTGCTGCGCGGCTGGTTCGCACTGCGCACCACGGCCAGCCGGCTGCAGCTGCGCGGCTTTCGCATCTTTCACTGCACCCTGCCATGA
- a CDS encoding DeoR/GlpR family DNA-binding transcription regulator, translating to MTNHRRHKRLLKLLDEHGQASTEELMAWLSASAATVRRDLAWLAARQQLTRTRGGAQRLQRSSGGLLRSQTFRLDICQRSAHKRAIARHAAELCTRGETVIINGGTTTFMMAEFLVEQQLRILTNSFLLAERLLNTSNNEIILPGGRVYREQNVILSPFENDIAQHHYAAKMFMGVHGLSALGLMEADPLLVQAERRLIGQAEQLVVLADSSKFARRTGLVLCGLDRVSCVITDTEAPDAVVQWLEQQGVRVVAVAPEPLPEALACELQQGAAELADHERAVQGLARAPRGAATPARAASAASTSGSEPGSGMAEATTLSIAGAL from the coding sequence ATGACCAACCACCGCCGCCACAAGCGCCTGCTCAAGCTGCTCGACGAGCACGGCCAGGCCAGCACCGAGGAGCTGATGGCCTGGCTGAGCGCCTCGGCGGCCACGGTGCGGCGCGACCTGGCCTGGCTGGCCGCGCGCCAGCAGCTCACGCGCACCCGCGGCGGCGCGCAGCGCCTGCAGCGCAGCAGCGGCGGCCTGCTGCGCAGCCAGACCTTCCGGCTCGACATCTGCCAGCGCTCGGCACACAAGCGCGCCATCGCCCGCCATGCCGCCGAGCTGTGCACCCGCGGCGAAACCGTGATCATCAATGGCGGCACCACCACCTTCATGATGGCCGAGTTTCTGGTCGAGCAGCAGCTGCGCATCCTGACCAACTCGTTCCTGCTGGCCGAGCGCCTGCTCAACACCAGCAACAACGAGATCATCCTGCCCGGCGGCCGCGTGTACCGCGAGCAGAACGTGATCCTGAGCCCGTTCGAGAACGACATCGCCCAGCACCACTACGCGGCCAAAATGTTCATGGGCGTGCACGGCCTGTCGGCGCTGGGCCTGATGGAGGCCGATCCGCTGCTGGTGCAGGCCGAACGCCGCTTGATCGGCCAGGCCGAGCAGCTGGTGGTGCTGGCCGACAGCAGCAAGTTTGCGCGGCGCACGGGCCTGGTGCTGTGCGGCCTGGACCGCGTGAGCTGCGTGATCACCGACACCGAGGCCCCCGACGCCGTGGTGCAGTGGCTCGAGCAGCAAGGCGTGCGCGTGGTGGCCGTGGCCCCCGAGCCGCTGCCCGAGGCCCTGGCGTGCGAGCTGCAGCAGGGCGCCGCCGAGCTGGCCGACCATGAGCGCGCCGTTCAGGGCCTGGCCCGCGCGCCGCGCGGCGCGGCCACGCCGGCCAGGGCGGCCAGCGCCGCCAGCACCAGCGGCAGCGAGCCCGGCAGCGGAATGGCCGAGGCCACCACGCTGTCGATCGCCGGTGCGCTGTAG
- a CDS encoding glycoside hydrolase family 2 TIM barrel-domain containing protein yields the protein MHCPPAPLLCPWSCRGPARALWRWLAGRPGPRRGAAALALLLVLAAAAAPTAPPAPPAAAPALTAAPLREADLRPPLLLSAAHGRTGLDLSGPWSYSKDLYRSGLADINGWVAKSRMQRHRDVDVAAEEARGGTGFHEFDMDRGPVMQIPGAWNAAVPELRYYDGLIWFQRRFTPPALPPGARAFVRFEAVNHRAHVWLNGQALGRHEGGFTPFVFEVTQALRSGDNRLVVGADSRHDAQTIPAETTDWDNYGGITRPVRLVITPGTFIDDATLALVDTAAGPRLRGELQLNGPQAAQRPVSLAIAALGLQVQARSDAAGRARFDLPAPPGLRRWSPDSPQLYAVRFATEGDALTERIGFRTLAVRGSEILLNGAPVFLRGVSLHEEEIGANPARRIDEAAARRLLLEVKQGLAGNYVRLSHYPHSETMLRLADELGLLVWSEIPVYWSVDWANPAVLDKARRQQAETLYRDRNRAALAIWSVGNETPVSPERTRFHAALADTVRALDPGRLLAAALLLERREVDGVPTLTLADPLAERLDILAVNSYAGWYGSDTLADLPRLRWALPTNRPLVFSEFGADALAGHVDAERRRKFSEAFQADYYRATLAMLSAVPNLRGLSPWVLKDFRSPRREHPVWQNGWNRKGLISETGQRKQAFEVLAAHYRDRLAGADAQAREREAAEPGFDLAFTIDDLPLHGLLPPGVTRLALTQAHLAALREAGVAEAWGFVNAGGLQQEPGSQAVLDAWRQAGHPLGNHSHSHMSLGRAPSLEVWQRDVAEGEPAIAQAMGSAHWQWFRYANLAVGDEGRREAGLRWLHERGYRVADVSLSFSDWAYTDPWARCVARGDAAGQAALRAHYLAVVDAGIARLRADSLAVFGRVIPQVLVTHLGAFSAATLPELLARLRAAGARFVPLAQAQADPAYADAGGGSLLPRMAGARGLALPPPGQREPAPLAFNQLCR from the coding sequence ATGCACTGCCCGCCTGCCCCCTTGTTGTGCCCCTGGTCGTGCCGGGGGCCCGCCCGCGCGCTGTGGCGCTGGCTGGCGGGCCGCCCGGGGCCGCGGCGTGGGGCCGCGGCCCTGGCGCTGCTGCTTGTGCTGGCCGCAGCGGCCGCGCCCACCGCGCCGCCCGCGCCGCCCGCGGCGGCCCCGGCCCTGACCGCCGCGCCGCTGCGCGAGGCCGACCTGCGCCCGCCGCTGCTGCTCAGCGCCGCGCACGGCCGCACGGGCCTCGATCTGTCGGGCCCCTGGTCCTACTCGAAAGACCTCTACCGCAGCGGCCTGGCCGACATCAACGGCTGGGTGGCCAAGTCGCGCATGCAGCGCCACCGCGATGTCGACGTGGCCGCCGAGGAGGCGCGCGGCGGCACCGGCTTCCACGAGTTCGACATGGACCGCGGCCCGGTGATGCAGATCCCCGGCGCCTGGAACGCCGCCGTGCCCGAGCTGCGCTACTACGACGGGCTGATCTGGTTCCAGCGCCGCTTCACGCCGCCCGCCCTGCCGCCGGGGGCGCGGGCCTTTGTGCGCTTCGAGGCGGTGAACCACCGTGCCCATGTGTGGCTCAACGGCCAGGCACTGGGCCGCCACGAGGGCGGCTTCACGCCCTTCGTGTTCGAGGTCACGCAGGCGCTGCGCAGCGGCGACAACCGCCTGGTGGTGGGTGCCGATTCGCGCCACGACGCGCAGACCATTCCGGCCGAGACCACCGACTGGGACAACTACGGCGGCATCACCCGCCCGGTGCGCCTGGTGATCACGCCCGGCACCTTCATCGACGATGCCACGCTGGCCCTGGTGGACACCGCCGCCGGCCCGCGCCTGCGCGGCGAGCTGCAGCTCAACGGCCCGCAGGCCGCGCAGCGCCCGGTGAGCCTGGCGATTGCCGCGCTGGGCCTGCAGGTGCAGGCGCGCAGCGATGCGGCGGGCCGCGCGCGGTTTGATCTGCCGGCCCCGCCGGGCCTGCGGCGCTGGTCGCCCGACAGCCCGCAGCTGTATGCGGTGCGCTTTGCCACCGAGGGCGATGCGCTGACCGAGCGCATCGGCTTTCGCACCCTGGCCGTGCGCGGCAGCGAGATCCTGCTCAACGGCGCGCCGGTGTTCCTGCGCGGTGTGTCGCTGCACGAGGAGGAGATCGGCGCCAACCCGGCGCGCCGCATCGACGAGGCCGCCGCCCGCCGCCTGCTGCTGGAGGTCAAGCAGGGCCTGGCCGGCAACTATGTGCGCCTGTCGCACTACCCGCACAGCGAGACCATGCTGCGCCTGGCCGACGAGCTGGGCCTGCTGGTGTGGAGCGAGATCCCGGTGTACTGGAGCGTCGACTGGGCCAACCCGGCGGTGCTGGACAAGGCGCGCCGTCAGCAGGCCGAGACCCTGTACCGCGACCGCAACCGCGCCGCGCTGGCGATCTGGAGCGTGGGCAACGAAACCCCGGTGTCGCCCGAGCGCACCCGCTTCCATGCGGCGCTGGCCGACACGGTGCGCGCGCTCGACCCCGGCCGCCTGCTGGCCGCCGCGCTGCTGCTCGAGCGGCGCGAGGTGGACGGCGTGCCCACCCTCACGCTGGCCGATCCGCTGGCCGAGCGGCTGGACATCCTGGCCGTCAACAGCTACGCCGGCTGGTACGGCAGCGACACGCTGGCCGATCTGCCCCGCCTGCGCTGGGCCCTGCCCACCAACCGGCCGCTGGTGTTCAGCGAGTTCGGTGCCGACGCGCTGGCCGGCCATGTGGACGCCGAGCGCCGGCGCAAGTTCAGCGAGGCCTTCCAGGCCGACTACTACCGCGCCACGCTGGCCATGCTGTCGGCCGTGCCCAACCTGCGCGGCCTGTCGCCCTGGGTGTTGAAGGATTTTCGATCGCCGCGGCGCGAGCACCCGGTGTGGCAGAACGGCTGGAACCGCAAGGGCCTGATCAGCGAGACCGGCCAGCGCAAGCAGGCCTTCGAGGTGCTGGCCGCGCACTACCGTGACCGCCTGGCGGGTGCGGATGCACAGGCCCGTGAGCGCGAGGCGGCCGAGCCCGGCTTCGACCTCGCCTTCACCATCGACGACCTGCCGCTGCACGGCCTGCTGCCGCCGGGCGTCACCCGCCTGGCCCTCACCCAGGCCCATCTGGCGGCGCTGCGCGAGGCCGGCGTGGCCGAGGCCTGGGGCTTCGTCAACGCCGGGGGCCTGCAGCAGGAGCCGGGCAGCCAGGCCGTGCTGGATGCCTGGCGCCAGGCCGGCCATCCGCTGGGCAACCACAGCCACAGCCACATGAGCCTGGGCCGCGCGCCCTCGCTCGAGGTCTGGCAGCGCGACGTGGCCGAGGGCGAGCCGGCGATTGCCCAGGCCATGGGCAGCGCGCACTGGCAGTGGTTTCGTTATGCCAACCTGGCGGTGGGCGACGAAGGCCGGCGCGAGGCCGGACTGCGCTGGCTGCACGAGCGCGGCTACCGCGTGGCCGATGTCAGCCTGAGCTTCAGCGACTGGGCCTACACCGACCCCTGGGCGCGCTGCGTGGCCCGGGGCGATGCCGCCGGCCAGGCCGCGCTGCGTGCGCATTACCTGGCGGTGGTCGATGCCGGCATCGCCCGCCTGCGCGCCGACTCGCTGGCGGTGTTCGGCCGCGTGATCCCGCAGGTGCTGGTCACCCACCTGGGCGCCTTCAGCGCCGCCACCCTGCCCGAGCTGCTGGCCCGGCTGCGCGCCGCCGGGGCGCGTTTCGTGCCGCTGGCCCAGGCCCAGGCCGACCCCGCCTATGCCGACGCCGGCGGCGGCAGCCTGCTGCCGCGCATGGCCGGTGCGCGCGGCCTGGCCCTGCCCCCGCCCGGCCAGCGCGAGCCGGCGCCGCTGGCCTTCAACCAGCTGTGCCGATGA
- a CDS encoding glycoside hydrolase family 28 protein, whose amino-acid sequence MIDPREHGARADGHTLDTAALQTALDAAARVPGGATVRLPPGVCRSGALFVPGGVGLQVPAGATLRGSTALADYPLIDTRVAGIEMRWPAALLNVIDAERVVICGEGTIDGDGAGFWAGYWALREAYTPRGLRWASDYDAQRPRLLLLQRARNVFVGGGLTLRRSGFWTLQVCYSREVRIDRVTIRNNDDGRGPSTDGIDIDSSERVLVRRADIAVNDDAIAFKAGRDADGLRVARPVRDVLVAACTVHDGATGIAFGSETSGGFERVRVRRLRVHAPVPVGVLIKSARTRGGWARGLRLADIHCEGVAVPLRITLDWNPAYSRAVLPEAERAQAPAHWLTLAAPVPARQGLMQVQGVQVHGLVARGASTAFEVDADAQSPLCDVHFAACDIEAAAGGHVLDAQGWRFERCRLAWAVPLVLHDALAVQGLPPAAWRVDAQHPRRDVSTLGMHVQDVS is encoded by the coding sequence GTGATCGACCCGCGTGAGCACGGCGCCCGCGCCGACGGCCACACGCTGGACACCGCCGCGCTGCAGACCGCGCTCGACGCCGCGGCCCGCGTGCCGGGCGGCGCCACCGTGCGCCTGCCACCCGGCGTGTGCCGCAGCGGGGCGCTGTTCGTGCCCGGCGGCGTGGGGCTGCAGGTGCCGGCCGGCGCCACGCTGCGCGGCAGCACCGCGCTGGCCGACTACCCGCTGATCGACACCCGCGTGGCCGGCATCGAGATGCGCTGGCCCGCCGCGCTGCTCAACGTGATCGATGCCGAGCGGGTGGTGATCTGCGGTGAGGGCACGATCGATGGCGACGGTGCCGGCTTCTGGGCCGGCTACTGGGCGCTGCGCGAGGCCTACACGCCACGCGGCCTGCGCTGGGCGTCCGACTACGACGCCCAGCGCCCGCGCCTGCTGCTGCTGCAGCGCGCGCGCAATGTGTTCGTCGGCGGCGGGCTCACGCTGCGGCGCTCGGGCTTCTGGACGCTGCAGGTCTGCTACAGCCGCGAGGTGCGCATCGACCGCGTCACCATCCGCAACAACGACGACGGCCGCGGCCCCAGCACCGACGGCATCGACATCGACTCGAGCGAGCGCGTGCTGGTGCGCCGCGCCGACATCGCCGTCAACGACGACGCCATCGCCTTCAAGGCCGGGCGCGATGCCGACGGCCTGCGCGTGGCCCGGCCAGTGCGCGATGTGCTGGTGGCCGCCTGCACCGTGCACGATGGCGCCACCGGCATCGCCTTTGGCAGCGAGACCTCAGGCGGCTTCGAGCGCGTGCGCGTGCGCCGCCTGCGCGTGCACGCGCCGGTGCCGGTGGGCGTGCTGATCAAGTCGGCGCGCACGCGCGGCGGCTGGGCGCGCGGGCTGCGGCTTGCCGACATCCACTGCGAGGGCGTGGCCGTGCCCTTGCGCATCACGCTCGACTGGAACCCGGCCTACAGCCGCGCCGTGTTGCCCGAGGCCGAGCGCGCGCAGGCGCCGGCGCACTGGCTCACGCTGGCCGCGCCGGTGCCGGCCCGGCAGGGCCTGATGCAGGTGCAGGGCGTGCAGGTGCACGGCCTGGTGGCCCGTGGCGCCAGCACCGCCTTCGAGGTGGACGCCGATGCGCAATCACCGCTGTGCGATGTGCACTTTGCGGCCTGCGACATCGAGGCCGCGGCCGGTGGCCATGTGCTTGACGCCCAGGGCTGGCGCTTCGAGCGCTGCCGCCTGGCGTGGGCCGTGCCGCTGGTGCTGCACGATGCCCTGGCCGTGCAGGGCCTGCCACCCGCGGCCTGGCGCGTCGATGCGCAGCATCCGCGGCGCGATGTGTCCACGCTCGGCATGCATGTGCAGGATGTGAGCTGA